One bacterium genomic window carries:
- a CDS encoding TRAP transporter large permease: MTALVVIGIILMALFGAPLFSIFGAASLFGFHSVDINTSAVIIQMTQLVSAPAMVAIPLFTFAGYMMAESKTPERLVAVSQALFGWMPGGLAIVTLFACSFFTAFTGASGVTIIALGGLLYPILKKRGFKEGFSLGLVTCSGSLGLLFPPSLPIILYGVIGQVDVDKLFVAGILPGVLLLLLLGTYSVICGAKSTTRVKFKVKDALKAIQAAAWELPLPLIVLVGIYGGFTTASEAAAVCAFYVFIVEVFIYRDLKIFTDIPRVMKDSMVLVGGILIIVAVALGFTNFVIDQEVPMKLFELTKKYITSPAMFLVVLNVFLLIVGCLIDIFSAIIVVVPIIAPIARGYGIDPVHLGIIFLTNLEIGYLTPPFGLNLFLSSYRFKKPIARVFADTLPFLLILFAALLIITYVPALSLTLLAKFH; this comes from the coding sequence ATGACGGCCTTGGTCGTCATCGGCATTATCTTGATGGCGCTCTTCGGGGCGCCGCTCTTCTCCATCTTCGGCGCGGCCTCTTTGTTCGGATTTCATTCGGTCGACATCAACACCTCCGCCGTCATCATTCAGATGACCCAGCTCGTGTCGGCGCCGGCCATGGTGGCGATCCCTCTCTTCACCTTCGCGGGCTACATGATGGCGGAGAGCAAGACGCCGGAGAGGCTGGTTGCCGTCTCCCAGGCCCTCTTCGGCTGGATGCCGGGGGGGTTGGCCATCGTCACGCTCTTCGCCTGCTCCTTCTTCACGGCCTTCACCGGTGCCTCGGGAGTGACGATCATCGCCCTGGGGGGATTGCTCTATCCCATCCTCAAGAAGCGCGGTTTCAAGGAAGGCTTCTCCCTGGGGCTGGTGACCTGCTCGGGAAGCCTCGGGCTTCTCTTCCCGCCGAGCCTCCCCATCATCCTCTACGGCGTCATCGGCCAGGTGGACGTCGACAAGCTCTTCGTGGCGGGCATCCTGCCGGGCGTCCTGTTGCTCCTGTTGCTGGGCACCTATTCCGTCATTTGCGGGGCCAAGAGCACGACGCGGGTCAAATTCAAGGTCAAGGACGCCCTCAAGGCGATCCAGGCGGCGGCCTGGGAGTTGCCGCTCCCCCTGATCGTCCTGGTAGGCATCTACGGCGGGTTCACGACGGCCTCGGAGGCGGCGGCGGTCTGCGCGTTCTACGTCTTCATCGTCGAGGTCTTCATCTACCGGGATCTGAAGATCTTCACGGACATCCCGCGCGTGATGAAGGACAGCATGGTCCTCGTGGGCGGCATCCTCATCATCGTGGCTGTGGCCCTGGGCTTCACGAACTTCGTGATCGACCAGGAAGTGCCGATGAAGCTCTTCGAGCTGACCAAGAAGTACATCACGAGCCCGGCGATGTTCCTGGTCGTCTTGAACGTCTTCCTGCTCATCGTCGGATGCCTGATCGACATCTTCTCGGCCATCATCGTCGTGGTGCCGATCATCGCGCCGATCGCCCGGGGGTACGGGATCGACCCGGTTCACCTGGGCATTATCTTTCTCACGAACCTCGAGATCGGCTACTTGACGCCCCCGTTCGGCCTGAACCTGTTTCTTTCCAGCTACCGGTTCAAGAAGCCGATTGCGCGGGTCTTCGCGGATACGCTGCCGTTTCTCCTCATTTTGTTCGCGGCCCTTCTCATCATTACGTATGTTCCGGCGCTCAGCTTGACTCTGCTCGCGAAGTTCCATTAA
- a CDS encoding acetyl-CoA C-acetyltransferase, whose product METVIVAAKRTPIGSFQGSLAEVPAPKLGSIAIKAALQASGLKGEDVGEVIMGNVLTAGEGQAPARQAGIFAGLPQGTPCLTIGKVCGSGLKAVMLADQAIRSGDAEVVIAGGMENMTLAPYLLPKARAGYRMGNGQIIDSMVNDGLWDVYNNFHMGNATEMCAKKYEISREEQDRYAAQSYTRAQKAIKDGVFKREIVPVELETRKGKVLFDTDEEPGKGSVEKLPTLKPAFDKAGTVTAGNASSINDGAAAVVLMSADAAKKRGIKPLARILGHAQASVAPEWFTIGPSEAIKKNFQRLGLSAKDIDLFEINEAFAAVALANNKILGLSEQNANVRGGAVALGHPIGASGARILVTLIHALEDLNLKRGLASLCIGGGEGVSMIVERI is encoded by the coding sequence ATGGAAACCGTCATCGTCGCCGCCAAACGCACGCCCATCGGGAGTTTTCAGGGATCTCTGGCGGAGGTCCCCGCGCCCAAGCTCGGAAGCATCGCCATCAAGGCCGCCTTGCAGGCCTCGGGCCTGAAGGGGGAGGACGTCGGCGAAGTCATCATGGGCAACGTGCTGACGGCCGGCGAGGGCCAGGCCCCGGCCCGCCAGGCGGGAATCTTCGCGGGCCTCCCTCAGGGCACGCCCTGTCTCACCATCGGCAAGGTCTGCGGCTCGGGGCTGAAGGCCGTGATGTTGGCCGACCAGGCGATTCGTTCCGGAGATGCGGAGGTGGTGATCGCCGGCGGGATGGAGAACATGACGCTCGCGCCTTATCTTCTGCCGAAGGCGCGCGCGGGTTACCGCATGGGCAACGGGCAGATCATCGACAGCATGGTCAACGACGGCCTCTGGGACGTCTACAACAACTTCCACATGGGGAACGCGACCGAGATGTGCGCCAAGAAGTACGAGATTTCCCGCGAAGAACAGGACCGCTACGCGGCGCAGAGCTACACGCGCGCGCAGAAGGCCATCAAGGACGGCGTCTTCAAGCGGGAGATCGTGCCCGTTGAACTCGAGACCAGAAAGGGCAAGGTCCTGTTCGACACCGACGAGGAGCCGGGGAAGGGCAGCGTCGAAAAACTTCCGACGCTGAAGCCCGCCTTTGACAAGGCCGGGACGGTGACGGCGGGCAACGCGTCCTCCATCAACGACGGGGCCGCGGCCGTGGTCCTCATGAGCGCGGACGCCGCGAAGAAGCGCGGGATCAAGCCGCTTGCGCGAATTCTCGGGCATGCGCAGGCGTCGGTGGCGCCGGAGTGGTTTACGATCGGGCCCTCGGAGGCCATCAAGAAGAATTTCCAAAGGCTCGGTTTGTCCGCGAAGGACATCGACCTCTTCGAGATCAACGAGGCCTTCGCGGCCGTCGCCCTGGCCAATAATAAAATCCTCGGACTCTCCGAGCAGAACGCGAACGTCCGCGGCGGGGCCGTGGCCCTGGGGCATCCCATCGGGGCCTCGGGCGCGCGTATCCTCGTCACCCTGATTCACGCCCTCGAAGATCTGAATCTGAAACGCGGCCTGGCCTCCCTCTGCATCGGCGGGGGCGAGGGCGTGTCGATGATCGTGGAACGCATCTAA
- a CDS encoding enoyl-CoA hydratase-related protein: MSYQNLILNKEGPIATVTINREKAMNALNADLLKDIRACFGQLSADAEVRAVILTGAGEKAFVAGADIAAMSTMSEADAVEFGNLGHAAMNAVDHCKKPVIAAVNGFCLGGGMELALSCDFIYASEKAKLGLPEVNLGLFPGWGGTQRLARLAGKGIAKEMIFSARILTAAEAKDYGIVNKVCAPENLLNDVRALAGEIAKKGPVAVQMAKQVMNEGFDLSLPQGLEKEKTSFPKCFVTEDLKEGLAAFLEKRPAQFKGK; this comes from the coding sequence ATGTCCTATCAGAACCTGATCCTGAACAAAGAAGGTCCAATCGCCACAGTGACCATCAACCGCGAAAAGGCGATGAACGCCCTGAATGCCGATTTGCTGAAAGACATCCGGGCGTGTTTTGGACAACTTTCAGCTGACGCCGAGGTTCGCGCGGTGATCCTGACCGGCGCCGGCGAGAAGGCCTTTGTGGCGGGTGCGGACATCGCCGCGATGAGCACCATGAGCGAAGCCGACGCCGTGGAATTCGGCAACCTGGGCCACGCGGCCATGAACGCGGTCGATCACTGCAAAAAGCCCGTCATTGCGGCGGTGAACGGTTTCTGTCTGGGCGGCGGCATGGAGTTGGCCCTTTCCTGTGACTTCATCTATGCCTCCGAAAAGGCCAAGCTGGGGCTGCCTGAAGTGAATCTCGGACTCTTTCCGGGTTGGGGCGGTACGCAACGGCTCGCGCGTTTGGCCGGAAAAGGGATCGCCAAGGAGATGATCTTCTCGGCGCGCATTCTGACGGCGGCCGAGGCCAAGGATTACGGCATCGTCAACAAGGTCTGCGCCCCGGAAAACCTCCTGAACGACGTCCGCGCCCTGGCCGGTGAAATTGCAAAAAAGGGGCCCGTGGCCGTGCAGATGGCCAAGCAGGTGATGAACGAAGGCTTTGATCTCTCGTTGCCTCAGGGACTGGAAAAGGAGAAGACGAGTTTTCCGAAATGCTTCGTGACCGAAGATCTCAAGGAGGGTCTCGCCGCATTTCTGGAAAAGCGCCCGGCCCAATTCAAGGGGAAATGA
- a CDS encoding acyl-CoA dehydrogenase, with protein sequence MDFKLTDEQIMIRDMARDFAQKEVAPKAAELDEKSLFPSMHIKKMAELGLMGMMIPQEWGGAGLDTLTYVLALEEISVACASTAVTMSVNNSLYCGPILKFGTEAQKKKYLTPFASGEKLGAYALSEPGTGSDAANQKTTARKVGDQYVLNGRKNFITNGPNADAMVVYAMTDTEKRHKGISCFIVDKGFKGFSIGKIEKKLGICASSTSEIVLEDCEVPAANLLGTEGGGFAIAMSTLDAGRIGIGTQAVGIARAAFEHARDYSKVREAFGQTISNFQAIQHFLADMAVKIDASRLLVWRAAWMKDHGIPFTKEAAMAKLHASEAAGWVATKAVQVYGGYGYVKDYPVERYYRDSKITEIYEGTSEIQRLVIARSLLKDS encoded by the coding sequence ATGGATTTTAAGCTGACCGACGAACAGATCATGATCCGGGACATGGCTCGCGACTTCGCGCAAAAGGAAGTTGCGCCCAAGGCCGCCGAGTTGGATGAAAAATCCCTCTTTCCCTCGATGCACATCAAGAAGATGGCTGAGCTGGGCCTGATGGGCATGATGATTCCCCAGGAATGGGGCGGCGCGGGGCTGGACACGCTCACCTACGTGCTCGCGCTCGAGGAAATCTCGGTCGCGTGCGCCTCGACGGCCGTCACCATGTCGGTCAACAATTCGCTCTACTGCGGCCCCATCCTCAAGTTCGGGACCGAGGCCCAGAAAAAGAAATACCTGACGCCCTTCGCGAGCGGTGAAAAACTCGGGGCCTACGCCCTCTCCGAGCCGGGGACCGGGTCGGACGCCGCCAACCAGAAGACGACGGCCAGGAAGGTCGGGGATCAATACGTCCTGAACGGCCGGAAGAATTTCATCACGAACGGCCCCAACGCGGACGCCATGGTTGTCTATGCCATGACGGACACCGAAAAGCGGCACAAGGGCATCTCCTGTTTCATCGTGGACAAGGGGTTCAAAGGCTTTTCGATCGGCAAGATCGAGAAAAAACTGGGCATTTGCGCCTCCAGCACCTCGGAGATCGTCCTGGAGGATTGTGAGGTCCCGGCGGCCAACCTCTTGGGCACTGAGGGGGGAGGTTTCGCGATTGCCATGTCGACCTTAGACGCTGGAAGAATCGGCATAGGAACGCAGGCCGTCGGCATCGCCCGGGCCGCCTTCGAGCATGCGCGGGATTATTCCAAGGTGCGCGAGGCCTTTGGACAAACGATCTCGAATTTCCAGGCGATCCAGCACTTTTTGGCCGACATGGCGGTGAAGATCGACGCCTCCCGCCTCCTCGTCTGGCGAGCCGCTTGGATGAAGGACCATGGAATCCCCTTCACCAAGGAGGCGGCGATGGCCAAGCTCCACGCCTCCGAAGCGGCCGGTTGGGTTGCCACCAAGGCCGTTCAGGTGTATGGAGGGTACGGTTACGTGAAGGACTACCCCGTGGAACGGTATTACCGGGATTCGAAGATCACGGAAATTTACGAAGGAACGAGCGAGATCCAGCGTTTGGTCATTGCCAGAAGCCTTCTCAAGGACAGTTAA
- a CDS encoding methylmalonyl-CoA mutase family protein, whose protein sequence is MAQPSEKPAAKELKERLPEFTTLSSRPIERLYTPESLRDFRAERDLGEPGEYPFTRGIHPSMYRGKLWTMRQFAGFGTPEDTNRRFKYLLDHGVTGLSTAFDMPTLMGFDADHPIARGEVGIEGVSVSSLADMEVLFDGIPLDKITTSMTINAPAIAVMAMYIAVGERQGLKPSQLGGTIQGDILKEFIAQKEWICPPEPSVRILMDMVQWCAEEMPKWNSISISGYHIREAGATAVQEMAFTLADGVAYVEEGVRRGMDVDEFAPRLSFFFDVHNDFFEEIAKFRSARRLWARLMKERFKAKNPRSWMLRTHAQTAGVSLTAQQPYNNVVRTTLQALAAVLGGTQSLHTNSLDETYALPTEEAVRIALRTQQIIAHESGVTNTVDPFGGSYFVENLTDATEREAMDYIRRIDEMGGMLKAIEKGFPQREIIDSAYRYQQQVEKKEKIIVGVNDFTIGQETPIETLKISPEKERHQKERLRRVKETRNRTKVETALADLKRACATRENLMPYVLNAVREYGTLGEIVETFKAAFGTYKDPGHF, encoded by the coding sequence ATGGCCCAGCCATCCGAGAAACCGGCCGCAAAGGAATTGAAGGAGCGGCTCCCCGAGTTTACGACCCTTTCCTCGCGCCCCATCGAACGGCTCTATACCCCGGAGTCCCTTCGGGATTTCCGCGCGGAAAGGGACTTGGGCGAGCCCGGGGAATATCCGTTCACCCGGGGGATCCATCCCTCGATGTACCGGGGCAAGCTCTGGACGATGAGGCAGTTCGCGGGCTTCGGTACCCCCGAGGATACGAACCGGCGTTTCAAATATCTTCTCGATCACGGGGTGACGGGGCTCTCCACCGCCTTCGACATGCCGACCCTGATGGGTTTCGACGCCGATCACCCCATCGCCCGCGGTGAGGTGGGGATCGAGGGCGTCTCGGTCAGCTCGCTCGCCGACATGGAGGTCCTCTTTGACGGGATCCCCCTGGACAAGATCACGACCTCCATGACGATCAACGCCCCGGCGATCGCCGTGATGGCCATGTATATCGCCGTGGGGGAAAGGCAGGGCCTCAAACCCTCCCAGCTCGGCGGAACCATCCAGGGGGATATTCTGAAGGAATTCATCGCGCAAAAGGAGTGGATCTGTCCGCCCGAGCCCAGCGTCCGGATCCTGATGGACATGGTCCAATGGTGCGCGGAGGAGATGCCCAAGTGGAACTCGATCTCGATCTCCGGCTATCACATACGGGAGGCCGGGGCGACGGCGGTCCAGGAGATGGCCTTCACGCTCGCCGACGGCGTCGCCTACGTGGAGGAGGGGGTCCGGCGCGGGATGGACGTCGACGAGTTCGCTCCGAGGCTCTCCTTCTTCTTCGACGTCCATAACGATTTTTTTGAAGAGATCGCCAAGTTCCGGTCGGCGCGCCGGCTCTGGGCGAGGCTTATGAAGGAGAGGTTCAAGGCCAAGAATCCCCGGTCCTGGATGCTCAGGACGCATGCCCAAACGGCGGGAGTCAGCCTGACCGCCCAGCAGCCGTACAACAACGTCGTCCGGACGACCCTTCAGGCGCTCGCGGCGGTCTTGGGCGGGACGCAATCGCTTCACACGAACTCCCTGGACGAAACCTACGCCCTTCCCACGGAGGAGGCGGTCCGCATCGCCCTCCGGACCCAGCAGATCATCGCGCACGAGAGCGGCGTCACCAACACCGTGGATCCCTTTGGAGGATCCTATTTCGTCGAGAACCTGACCGACGCCACGGAAAGGGAGGCGATGGATTACATCCGGCGGATCGACGAGATGGGCGGGATGCTCAAGGCGATCGAAAAGGGGTTTCCCCAGCGGGAGATCATCGACTCGGCCTACCGCTACCAGCAACAGGTGGAGAAGAAGGAAAAGATCATCGTGGGCGTGAACGATTTTACGATCGGACAGGAGACTCCCATCGAAACCCTCAAGATCTCGCCGGAGAAGGAGAGGCATCAGAAGGAGCGGCTTCGGAGGGTGAAGGAGACCAGGAACCGGACAAAGGTCGAGACCGCCCTCGCCGACCTCAAGAGGGCCTGCGCCACGCGGGAGAATCTCATGCCTTACGTGTTGAACGCGGTCCGGGAGTATGGGACGTTGGGGGAGATTGTCGAGACGTTCAAGGCGGCCTTTGGGACCTACAAGGATCCGGGACATTTCTAG
- a CDS encoding cobalamin B12-binding domain-containing protein, whose protein sequence is MERKLRILVAKPGLDGHDRGAKIIARALRDAGFEVIYTGLHQTPEMIVDAALQEDVDCVSLSILSGAHNHLFPEVIRQLKAKKMDDVTVIGGGIIPQEDIPGLKKAGVKEIFLPGTDTRDVVAWIHQNVKPRKL, encoded by the coding sequence ATGGAACGAAAACTGCGCATTTTAGTCGCCAAACCCGGCCTCGACGGCCACGACCGCGGGGCCAAGATCATCGCCCGCGCCCTGCGGGACGCCGGCTTCGAAGTCATATACACGGGACTCCATCAGACGCCCGAGATGATCGTCGACGCCGCCTTGCAGGAGGACGTGGATTGCGTCTCGCTCTCCATCCTCTCGGGGGCCCACAACCACCTCTTTCCCGAGGTGATCCGGCAGCTGAAGGCAAAGAAAATGGACGACGTGACCGTGATCGGCGGCGGGATCATCCCCCAGGAGGACATCCCGGGGCTCAAGAAAGCGGGCGTCAAGGAGATCTTCCTGCCCGGCACCGATACCAGGGACGTGGTCGCTTGGATTCATCAGAACGTGAAGCCTAGGAAGTTGTAA
- a CDS encoding enoyl-CoA hydratase/isomerase family protein: MSSILFQKEGPVAWIVLNDPDRLNALSAEMGVAIAKLVPQINRDQTIRVVVLTGSGRAFSAGGNLDIIEARARKKAAVNRSEMLGFYGRFLSILKIEVPVIAMINGPAIGAAFCMTMACDLRTASTEAKMGVNFVKLGLSPGMGATFLLPHVLGAPTALDLLLTGRTVGAEEALRRGMIHHLFAPEVLREETARIAREIAQNAPVAVKISKRGVLNHRNQLKKSLLFESKGQSVCFKTRDLLEGVQAIRAKRPPAFSGT, from the coding sequence GTGAGTTCGATCCTTTTTCAAAAAGAAGGCCCGGTCGCCTGGATCGTCTTGAACGACCCCGACCGCCTCAACGCCCTCTCCGCGGAGATGGGCGTCGCCATCGCCAAACTCGTCCCCCAGATCAATCGGGATCAAACGATCCGAGTCGTTGTCCTGACCGGGTCAGGCCGCGCGTTTTCGGCGGGCGGCAATCTGGACATCATCGAGGCCCGCGCTCGCAAGAAGGCGGCGGTGAATCGGAGCGAAATGCTGGGGTTCTACGGGCGCTTTCTATCGATTTTGAAAATCGAAGTTCCGGTGATCGCCATGATCAACGGCCCCGCCATCGGAGCGGCCTTCTGCATGACGATGGCCTGCGACCTCCGTACCGCCTCGACCGAGGCGAAGATGGGCGTCAACTTCGTCAAGCTCGGCCTCTCCCCCGGCATGGGGGCGACGTTCCTGCTGCCCCACGTCCTCGGCGCGCCCACCGCTTTGGATTTGCTGCTCACGGGCCGGACCGTCGGCGCGGAGGAAGCCCTGCGGAGAGGGATGATTCACCACCTCTTTGCGCCGGAGGTTCTCAGGGAAGAGACGGCGAGGATCGCACGGGAGATCGCACAAAACGCGCCGGTGGCCGTGAAGATCTCCAAACGCGGCGTCCTCAATCACAGGAACCAACTCAAAAAGTCGCTCCTGTTCGAATCCAAGGGCCAGTCCGTCTGCTTCAAGACCCGCGATCTGCTCGAAGGGGTCCAGGCCATCCGCGCCAAGAGACCTCCGGCATTTTCCGGGACCTAG